The Dehalococcoidia bacterium sequence CCCATGAACCGCAGAAGGAAGCCGCGCCTACTTGTTGATCGACATGTAGGCCACGGTCTCGGTGCCGAAGTCGTAGTCGTCTGCCACCCAGGGGTTCACCACCCACGGCTGGAAGAACGTGTACGCCTTGGTATAGTGCAGCGGCACGATGTACATCTTGTCGTCCGCCATGCGCTGCGCGTCGTAGACGATCTGCAGCCGCTTGTCCGGGTCCAGCTCCACCTGCTGCTTCTGGATGATCTGAGCGAGCTCCGGATCGTCCACCAGGGAGTGATTTCGATTCCCGCCCTTGGTGAGCATGCCGGTGAGGAAGTCGTCCGGATCGGTGAACGGCGTCTGCAACGCGTGGCCGATGCCGTTTGCCGGCACGCCCTTGTTGAAGTAGCCCTGGCCGTTGTTGATCCAGTCCTTCAGGTAATCCACGGTGACGGGCTGAACCTTGAAACCGGCATCGGAGAGCATACCGCGCGCCGCCTCGGCGTAGGCGTTGAACGTGTCGCCGTAGGCGTTGTTGGGGTAGTAGAACTTGAACTCCGTGCCCAGCGCCCCCGCCGCCGTCAGCAGCTGCTTCGCCTGCTGCGGGTCGTGCTTGAACCACTTGCCCGGCTCACCGATCTCCTTGCCCAGCGG is a genomic window containing:
- a CDS encoding ABC transporter substrate-binding protein; this encodes FKDQRVRQAASLAIDRQGIIDAIYNGRGVFVNVVPPGLGKWSLDPLGKEIGEPGKWFKHDPQQAKQLLTAAGALGTEFKFYYPNNAYGDTFNAYAEAARGMLSDAGFKVQPVTVDYLKDWINNGQGYFNKGVPANGIGHALQTPFTDPDDFLTGMLTKGGNRNHSLVDDPELAQIIQKQQVELDPDKRLQIVYDAQRMADDKMYIVPLHYTKAYTFFQPWVVNPWVADDYDFGTETVAYMSINK